The following are from one region of the Muntiacus reevesi chromosome 3, mMunRee1.1, whole genome shotgun sequence genome:
- the LOC136163966 gene encoding large ribosomal subunit protein eL39-like: protein MHLFSSPPSHAWLSSVLTVSSHKTFRIKQFLAKKQKQDRPIPQWIRMKTGNKIRYNSKRRHWRRTKLGL from the coding sequence ATGCATCTTTTCTCTTCTCCGCCATCCCATGCGTGGTTGAGTTCTGTCCTCACCGTGTCTTCTCACAAGACTTTCAGGATCAAGCAATTCCTGGCCAAGAAGCAAAAGCAGGATCGTCCCATTCCTCAATggattcgaatgaaaactggCAATAAAATTAGGTACAACTCCAAGAGAAGACATTGGAGAAGAACCAAACTGGGTCTATAA